A stretch of Desulfotalea psychrophila LSv54 DNA encodes these proteins:
- a CDS encoding IS1/IS1595 family N-terminal zinc-binding domain-containing protein: MDTAKVVSALRHGKESSGHQRFRCPDCRQTFQKESWATYREE; this comes from the coding sequence ATGGATACAGCAAAGGTAGTGTCGGCTTTACGGCACGGTAAGGAAAGTAGTGGACATCAAAGGTTTCGCTGCCCGGATTGTCGACAAACTTTCCAGAAAGAGTCATGGGCTACATACAGGGAGGAATAA